From Pseudodesulfovibrio senegalensis, one genomic window encodes:
- the rnc gene encoding ribonuclease III, which translates to MDTVELEQCIHHRFSQVKLLHLALTHSSYANEQGCEGNNERLEFLGDAVLELCISEEAYKRYPLVPEGHLTRIRSNLVKEKSLASIARGLGLDRYLLLGRGEDMQGGRERDSLLSDVFEAVIGAVFLDSGFENAKRVVAGIFSDRWPENTVMREAKDYKSRLQEETQRLFQARPVYVLTGTEGPEHEKVFEVRVTLPDESGFEASGTSVKKAEQNAARKALELLGTQKPGHQEPDGA; encoded by the coding sequence ATGGACACCGTTGAACTAGAGCAATGTATTCACCATCGCTTTTCCCAAGTCAAGCTCCTGCATCTGGCGCTTACCCACAGCTCCTATGCCAATGAGCAGGGCTGCGAGGGCAATAACGAGCGTTTGGAGTTTCTCGGGGATGCTGTTTTGGAGTTGTGTATTTCCGAAGAGGCGTACAAACGGTATCCGCTCGTGCCCGAGGGGCATCTGACGCGAATCCGCTCCAATCTGGTCAAGGAAAAAAGTCTGGCGTCCATAGCCAGGGGCCTGGGGCTGGACCGTTATCTCCTGCTGGGACGGGGTGAAGACATGCAGGGCGGACGCGAACGCGATTCACTGCTTTCCGATGTGTTCGAGGCCGTGATCGGCGCTGTCTTTCTGGACAGCGGTTTTGAGAACGCCAAGCGCGTGGTGGCCGGAATCTTCAGCGACCGCTGGCCCGAGAACACGGTCATGCGCGAGGCCAAGGACTACAAGAGCCGCCTGCAGGAAGAGACCCAGCGACTGTTTCAGGCCCGGCCTGTGTATGTGCTGACCGGCACGGAAGGTCCGGAGCATGAAAAGGTGTTTGAAGTGCGGGTGACCCTGCCCGACGAATCCGGGTTTGAAGCCAGCGGCACCAGCGTGAAAAAAGCCGAGCAGAATGCGGCCAGAAAGGCCCTTGAACTGCTTGGAACCCAAAAGCCAGGACATCAGGAGCCGGATGGCGCTTGA
- a CDS encoding flagellin: protein MSLVINHNMMAMNASRNLNASYGSLATSTRRLSSGLRVGTAADDAAGLAIRELMRSEISSIHQGVRNANDAISMIQTADGALQVIDEKLVRMKELAMQAATGTYNSDQRLIIDSEYQAMASEVSRIANSTDFNGIYLLNGNLSGQISDHEGTVLAPSGPIKIHFGTGNDSSEDYYYIAIQTATASGLGLGHAAGTKVAADGSALSFAQANAGKTVSTQGMAQTAMDAINQAIISKDKIRANLGSLQNRLENTITNLQIQAENLQAAESRISDVDVATEMTEFVRQQILTQSAVAMLAQANSLPRMAMQLIGG, encoded by the coding sequence ATGTCTCTCGTAATCAACCACAACATGATGGCAATGAATGCCAGCAGAAACTTGAATGCCTCATACGGCAGCCTGGCAACGTCTACCCGGCGGCTGTCTTCGGGCCTTCGCGTGGGCACGGCAGCGGACGACGCCGCAGGTCTGGCCATTCGCGAACTCATGCGTTCGGAAATTTCTTCCATCCATCAGGGCGTGCGCAACGCAAACGACGCCATCTCCATGATCCAGACCGCTGACGGCGCTCTGCAGGTCATCGACGAAAAGCTCGTGCGCATGAAGGAACTGGCAATGCAGGCCGCGACCGGTACGTACAACTCCGACCAGCGTCTGATCATCGACTCCGAATATCAGGCCATGGCCTCGGAAGTTTCGCGTATCGCCAACTCCACGGACTTCAACGGCATCTATCTGCTCAACGGCAACCTGTCCGGTCAGATATCCGACCACGAAGGCACCGTGCTGGCTCCCAGCGGACCGATCAAGATCCACTTCGGAACCGGCAACGATTCGTCCGAGGACTACTACTACATCGCCATCCAGACCGCCACGGCTTCGGGCCTTGGACTGGGGCACGCCGCAGGCACCAAGGTGGCCGCAGACGGTTCGGCCCTGAGCTTTGCACAGGCCAACGCGGGCAAGACCGTTTCCACGCAGGGAATGGCCCAGACCGCCATGGACGCCATCAACCAGGCCATCATTTCCAAGGACAAGATTCGCGCAAACCTGGGTTCGCTGCAGAACAGGCTGGAAAACACCATTACCAACCTGCAGATTCAGGCAGAAAACCTTCAGGCAGCGGAATCGCGCATTTCCGACGTGGACGTTGCCACGGAAATGACCGAATTCGTCCGCCAGCAGATTCTGACGCAATCCGCTGTCGCCATGCTGGCGCAGGCCAACTCCCTGCCGCGTATGGCCATGCAGCTCATCGGCGGCTAG
- a CDS encoding flagellar hook protein FlgE, translated as MGLSSSLYSGITGLTAHGEKMTVIGNNLANVNTTGYKGANMYFEDFVSQDVATAAGIGQVGRGVRVAAIYADFGQGSLETTTESTDMAISGDGFFTVSPKGLDQQYYTRAGIFRFDNDGYLVDPHGYPVQGWEVEQASASVATATSTELNTGNSGPRIIGTPTDIRLENFQSPPKATSQVSMVTNLDPSMTSRSNNSAAPYFALMQNWDGSEEPPLAGGNYSYSSTVKVFDDVGAAHNMTVYFDQVTLSNAGGDTVWEYIVTIDPEEDQRRLSGADGNLTTLAGTSAAGLLMTGTMTFRTGQLVGMSSFTLQSNGGVNGGSMALESWQLADFSTQGYPVLTANFLGRSNASSTAQDDATLMEINFGLRCTDLTSNGTGGVTAGWGSVTPPLALTAADVANTISNTGILPSFKDTEISALATQSYDTGGSSTLFQNQDGYSAGVLQGVSVSRDGILTGRYSNGQSIELYSLTLATFTDKWHLRREGGNLFSATNESGPALTGQAGDQGKGTVDGNSLEVSNVDMGNEFVKMITTQRGFQANTKVITSTDSMLGEVIAMKR; from the coding sequence ATGGGTTTGTCATCATCATTATACTCCGGAATCACCGGACTTACCGCCCACGGTGAAAAGATGACGGTTATCGGCAACAACCTCGCCAACGTCAACACCACCGGCTACAAGGGCGCCAACATGTATTTCGAGGACTTCGTGAGCCAGGACGTGGCCACGGCCGCCGGAATAGGACAGGTGGGACGCGGCGTGCGCGTTGCGGCCATCTATGCCGACTTCGGGCAGGGCTCGCTGGAAACAACCACCGAATCCACGGACATGGCCATTTCGGGCGACGGATTCTTCACGGTCTCGCCCAAGGGGCTCGACCAGCAGTACTACACCCGCGCAGGCATCTTCCGCTTCGACAACGACGGCTACCTCGTGGATCCCCACGGCTACCCCGTGCAGGGCTGGGAAGTGGAACAGGCTTCGGCCAGCGTGGCCACAGCCACCAGCACGGAACTGAACACCGGCAACAGCGGTCCCAGAATCATCGGTACGCCCACGGACATCCGGCTGGAAAACTTCCAGTCTCCGCCCAAGGCCACCTCGCAGGTGTCCATGGTCACCAACCTGGACCCGTCCATGACCAGCCGGTCCAACAATTCAGCTGCACCCTACTTTGCGCTCATGCAGAACTGGGACGGCTCCGAGGAACCGCCCCTGGCCGGCGGCAACTATTCCTATTCAAGCACCGTCAAGGTTTTCGACGACGTGGGCGCGGCCCACAACATGACCGTGTATTTCGACCAGGTGACCCTGTCCAACGCGGGCGGCGACACTGTATGGGAATACATCGTGACCATCGATCCGGAAGAAGACCAGCGCAGGCTCTCCGGCGCGGACGGCAACCTGACCACCCTGGCCGGGACCTCGGCTGCCGGTCTGCTCATGACCGGAACCATGACATTCCGCACCGGCCAGCTCGTGGGCATGAGTTCCTTCACCCTGCAATCCAACGGCGGCGTGAACGGCGGGTCCATGGCCCTGGAATCCTGGCAGCTGGCGGATTTCTCCACACAGGGATATCCGGTGCTGACCGCCAACTTCCTGGGCCGCTCCAATGCGAGTTCCACTGCTCAGGACGACGCCACGCTCATGGAAATCAACTTCGGCCTGCGCTGCACCGACCTGACCAGCAACGGCACCGGCGGCGTCACCGCAGGATGGGGTTCCGTTACCCCGCCCCTGGCACTCACGGCAGCCGACGTGGCCAACACCATTTCCAATACCGGCATCCTGCCGTCCTTCAAGGATACGGAAATCAGCGCACTGGCCACCCAGAGCTACGACACCGGCGGATCGTCCACCCTGTTCCAGAACCAGGACGGTTACTCCGCAGGTGTGCTCCAGGGGGTCTCGGTTTCGCGCGACGGCATCCTCACGGGACGCTATTCCAACGGCCAGTCCATTGAACTCTACTCGCTGACCCTGGCTACCTTCACGGACAAATGGCACCTGCGCCGCGAGGGCGGGAACCTGTTCTCCGCCACCAACGAATCCGGACCGGCCCTGACCGGCCAGGCCGGAGACCAGGGCAAGGGAACCGTGGACGGCAACTCGCTTGAAGTGTCCAATGTGGACATGGGCAACGAGTTCGTGAAGATGATCACCACGCAGCGCGGCTTCCAGGCCAACACCAAGGTGATCACCTCGACGGATTCCATGCTCGGCGAAGTCATCGCCATGAAACGCTAG